Proteins from one Oryza sativa Japonica Group chromosome 12, ASM3414082v1 genomic window:
- the LOC4351500 gene encoding phytosulfokines 5 precursor: MRPTGRRSSPPVAAALALLLLLVLFFFSHCASAARPLPASAAAELVLQDGATGNGDEVSELMGAAEEEAAGLCEEGNEECVERRMLRDAHLDYIYTQKRNRP; the protein is encoded by the exons ATGAGGCCGACTGGTCGTCGTTCTTCTCCGCCGGTGGCTGCTGCTCTTGCcctgcttctcctcctcgtcctcttcttcttctcccacTGCGCCTCAGCTGCTCGCCCACTgccagcatcagcagcagcagagctAGTGCTTCAGGATGGCGCCACCGGCAATGGCGACGAGGTTTCCGAG TTGATGGGAGCAGCTGAGGAGGAAGCAGCAGGATTATgcgaggaggggaacgaggagtgCGTGGAGAGGAGGATGCTTCGCGACGCCCACCTCGACTACATCTACACGCAGAAGAGGAACAGGCCTTGA
- the LOC107275862 gene encoding uncharacterized protein → MEADNDVSTAALTDGGGGQRHRFTFLLPSQNDDEDATMPPPPTSTDDEDDDFSVDDVAQILSFLLVNGVISGETALLLQILTVALHFDLGGGGGGGHGENDDEDAMMAAPLPSIDDEDDDDGSPLLDQVLCYLLLNGIISGERALQILQNANMPLDLDLDDGGANMPLDLDDGGGFRGVPASAAAVAGLEKQVFHQFDHHGGDDDDDDEAKDSAAGCVICMEEFVAGDEVCAIPCAGNHSFHHHCITEWLGRSNVCPLCRHALPVEEQDEGVVASST, encoded by the coding sequence atggagGCCGATAATGATGTCAGCACGGCGGcgctcaccgacggcggcggcgggcagcgacACCGGTTCACGTTCCTGCTTCCATCCCagaacgacgacgaggacgcgacgatgccgccgccgccgacgtcgaccgACGATGAGGACGACGATTTTTCAGTGGACGATGTCGCGCAGATTCTGTCGTTCCTTCTCGTGAACGGCGTCATCAGCGGCGAGACGGCCTTGCTCCTACAAATTTTAACCGTGGCGCTACACttcgacctcggcggcggcggcggcggaggccacgGCGagaacgacgacgaggacgcgatgatggcggcgccgctgccgtcgatcgatgatgaggacgacgacgacggatcGCCATTATTGGATCAAGTTCTGTGCTACCTTCTCCTGAACGGCATCATCAGCGGCGAGAGAGCCTTGCAGATACTCCAAAACGCAAACATGCCGCTCGACCTCGACCTCGACGATGGCGGCGCAAACATGCCGCTcgacctcgacgacggcggcggcttccgggGGGTCCcagcgtccgccgccgccgtggccggccTGGAGAAACAGGTGTTTCATCAGTTTGAtcaccacggcggcgacgacgacgacgacgacgaggcgaagGATAGCGCTGCAGGATGCGTCATCTGCATGGAGgagttcgtcgccggcgacgaggtgtgCGCGATACCGTGCGCCGGGAACCATAGCTTCCACCACCATTGCATCACCGAGTGGCTAGGGCGCAGTAACGTGTGCCCGCTCTGCCGCCATGCTTTGCCCGTGGAGGAGCAGGACGAGGGCGTTGTCGCCTCCTCAACGTGA
- the LOC107276076 gene encoding LOW QUALITY PROTEIN: uncharacterized protein (The sequence of the model RefSeq protein was modified relative to this genomic sequence to represent the inferred CDS: inserted 1 base in 1 codon), translating to MEADDDVSTAAXHRFTFLLPSQNAMMPPAPPTSIDDEDDDFSPDDVAQILSHLLLNGVISGETALLLQILTVALHFDLGGGGGGGGHGQNNDEDAMMAAPPPSIDDEDDDDGSPLLDQVLCYLLLNGIISGERALQILQNANMPLDLDLDLDDGGANMPLDLDDGGGFRGVPASAAAVAGLEKQVFHQFDHHGGDDDDDDEAKDSAAGCVICMEEFVAGDEVCAIPCAGNHSFHHHCITEWLGCSNVCPLGRHALPVEEQDEGGAT from the exons ATGGAGGCCGACGATGATGTCAGCACGGCGG CTCACCGGTTCACGTTCCTGCTTCCATCCCAGAACGCGAtgatgccgccggcgccgccgacatCGATCGATGATGAGGACGACGATTTTTCACCGGACGATGTCGCGCAGATTCTGTCGCACCTTCTCCTGAACGGCGTCATCAGCGGCGAGACGGCCTTGCTCCTACAAATTTTAACCGTGGCGCTACACTTCGacctcggcggtggcggcggcggcggaggccacgGCCAGAACAACGACGAGGACGCgatgatggcggcgccgccgccgtcgatcgatgatgaggacgacgacgacggatcGCCATTATTGGATCAAGTTCTGTGCTACCTTCTCCTGAACGGCATCATCAGCGGCGAGAGAGCCTTGCAGATACTCCAAAACGCAAACATGCCGCTCGACCTCGACCTCGACCTCGACGATGGCGGCGCAAACATGCCGCTcgacctcgacgacggcggcggcttccgggGTGTCCcagcgtccgccgccgccgtggccggccTGGAGAAACAGGTGTTTCATCAGTTTGAtcaccacggcggcgacgacgacgacgacgacgaggcgaagGATAGCGCTGCAGGATGCGTCATCTGCATGGAGgagttcgtcgccggcgacgaggtgtgCGCGATACCGTGCGCCGGGAACCATAGCTTCCACCACCATTGCATCACGGAGTGGCTAGGGTGCAGTAACGTGTGCCCGCTCGGCCGCCATGCGCTGCCCGTGGAGGAGCAGGACGAGGGCGGAGCTACATAA
- the LOC136354718 gene encoding uncharacterized protein isoform X2 yields the protein MVNTEGTEEQIKAEEDAALQAGKKESVAGESSFFTKGEMKSLLQDLIATGMMGLRSGIGPSEIKLEVMPNEVRLEGTKNYLSWSRRARLMLRAKGVEHYLEETCVEPIDKSSVEWKMWNATNSTVVAWLMTSVSPSIARMIEAIQNATIIWKTLSNMYSGEGNVMMMVEAQDKVDNLKQEGRTVQEYASELQHLWADLDHYDPLQLKHDDDIVIGNKWLQRRRFIHFLKGLNKEFEDRRAAMFHQATLPNMEEAISAMVQEEMRQKVMKGSNPVRSAYITINDRECYNCGLKGHVSYNCPSPRNNNGRGVARGGARGGYGGFNGSRGGYGGYVGDRGGRGGERGGRGGSRGRGLGGPRANVVMGESSSITLTGEQAAQWEEWQKNKGPVDSNQQNSAKATTSHFGEGDWEEDWDWSQA from the exons ATGGTGAACACCGAGGGTACTGAAGAACAAATAAAGGCTGAGGAGGATGCTGCACTGCAGGCTGGGAAGAAGGAAAGTGTGGCAGGAGAATCTTCTTTTTTCACTAAAGGTGAGATGAAAAGTCTGTTGCAGGACCTCATAGCTACAGGTATGATGGGTCTTAGGAGTGGGATAGGACCATCTGAGATAAAATTGGAAGTAATGCCAAATGAAGTGAGGTTGGAGGGGACCAAAAACTACTTGAGCTGGTCTAGAAGGGCAAGGTTGATGCTGAGAGCAAAAGGTGTAGAACATTATTTGGAGGAAACTTGTGTTGAACCTATTGATAAATCTAGTGTGGAATGGAAGATGTGGAATGCCACTAATTCTACAGTGGTAGCATGGCTGATGACTTCGGTGTCCCCATCTATTGCTAGGATGATAGAAGCTATTCAGAATGCAACAATTATATGGAAGACATTGAGCAACATGTATTCAGGAGAGGGAAATGTTATGATGATGGTTGAGGCTCAAGACAAGGTAGATAATCTGAAGCAAGAAGGGAGAACAGTTCAAGAGTATGCCAGCGAGTTGCAACATTTATGGGCAGATCTTGATCATTATGATCCCCTACAATTAAAGCATGATGATGATATTGTGATTGGAAATAAATGGCTGCAAAGGAGAAGATTCATTCATTTTTTAAAGGGGTTGAACAAGGAGTTTGAGGATAGAAGAGCAGCTATGTTTCACCAAGCTACATTACCTAATATGGAGGAAGCTATTTCAGCCATGGTTCAGGAGGAGATGAGGCAGAAAGTGATGAAAGGAAGTAATCCTGTGAGGTCTGCATACATCACAATTAATGACAGGGAGTGTTATAATTGTGGGTTAAAGGGGCATGTGAGCTACAATTGTCCTTCTCCTAGGAATAATAATGGTCGGGGTGTAGCTCGTGGAGGAGCACGTGGTGGCTATGGTGGCTTCAATGGGAGCCGTGGTGGCTATGGTGGCTATGTAGGAGACCGAGGTGGCCGAGGAGGTGAACGTGGAGGCCGTGGTGGAAGTCGAGGTAGAGGCCTAGGTGGTCCTAGGGCCAATGTTGTCATGGGGGAGAGCTCATCTATCACTCTAACAGGTGAACAAGCTGCACAATGGGAGGAATGGCAAAAGAATAAGGGCCCCGTGGACTCCAATCAACAAAATTCTGCTAAAGCAACAACCAGCCACTTCG GAGAAGGGGACTGGGAGGAGGATTGGGACTGGAGTCAGGCGTAA
- the LOC136354718 gene encoding uncharacterized protein isoform X1 — translation MVNTEGTEEQIKAEEDAALQAGKKESVAGESSFFTKGEMKSLLQDLIATGMMGLRSGIGPSEIKLEVMPNEVRLEGTKNYLSWSRRARLMLRAKGVEHYLEETCVEPIDKSSVEWKMWNATNSTVVAWLMTSVSPSIARMIEAIQNATIIWKTLSNMYSGEGNVMMMVEAQDKVDNLKQEGRTVQEYASELQHLWADLDHYDPLQLKHDDDIVIGNKWLQRRRFIHFLKGLNKEFEDRRAAMFHQATLPNMEEAISAMVQEEMRQKVMKGSNPVRSAYITINDRECYNCGLKGHVSYNCPSPRNNNGRGVARGGARGGYGGFNGSRGGYGGYVGDRGGRGGERGGRGGSRGRGLGGPRANVVMGESSSITLTGEQAAQWEEWQKNKGPVDSNQQNSAKATTSHFGNFANYAHTGEGEGDWEEDWDWSQA, via the exons ATGGTGAACACCGAGGGTACTGAAGAACAAATAAAGGCTGAGGAGGATGCTGCACTGCAGGCTGGGAAGAAGGAAAGTGTGGCAGGAGAATCTTCTTTTTTCACTAAAGGTGAGATGAAAAGTCTGTTGCAGGACCTCATAGCTACAGGTATGATGGGTCTTAGGAGTGGGATAGGACCATCTGAGATAAAATTGGAAGTAATGCCAAATGAAGTGAGGTTGGAGGGGACCAAAAACTACTTGAGCTGGTCTAGAAGGGCAAGGTTGATGCTGAGAGCAAAAGGTGTAGAACATTATTTGGAGGAAACTTGTGTTGAACCTATTGATAAATCTAGTGTGGAATGGAAGATGTGGAATGCCACTAATTCTACAGTGGTAGCATGGCTGATGACTTCGGTGTCCCCATCTATTGCTAGGATGATAGAAGCTATTCAGAATGCAACAATTATATGGAAGACATTGAGCAACATGTATTCAGGAGAGGGAAATGTTATGATGATGGTTGAGGCTCAAGACAAGGTAGATAATCTGAAGCAAGAAGGGAGAACAGTTCAAGAGTATGCCAGCGAGTTGCAACATTTATGGGCAGATCTTGATCATTATGATCCCCTACAATTAAAGCATGATGATGATATTGTGATTGGAAATAAATGGCTGCAAAGGAGAAGATTCATTCATTTTTTAAAGGGGTTGAACAAGGAGTTTGAGGATAGAAGAGCAGCTATGTTTCACCAAGCTACATTACCTAATATGGAGGAAGCTATTTCAGCCATGGTTCAGGAGGAGATGAGGCAGAAAGTGATGAAAGGAAGTAATCCTGTGAGGTCTGCATACATCACAATTAATGACAGGGAGTGTTATAATTGTGGGTTAAAGGGGCATGTGAGCTACAATTGTCCTTCTCCTAGGAATAATAATGGTCGGGGTGTAGCTCGTGGAGGAGCACGTGGTGGCTATGGTGGCTTCAATGGGAGCCGTGGTGGCTATGGTGGCTATGTAGGAGACCGAGGTGGCCGAGGAGGTGAACGTGGAGGCCGTGGTGGAAGTCGAGGTAGAGGCCTAGGTGGTCCTAGGGCCAATGTTGTCATGGGGGAGAGCTCATCTATCACTCTAACAGGTGAACAAGCTGCACAATGGGAGGAATGGCAAAAGAATAAGGGCCCCGTGGACTCCAATCAACAAAATTCTGCTAAAGCAACAACCAGCCACTTCGGTAACTTTGCCAACTACGCCCACACGGGCGAAG GAGAAGGGGACTGGGAGGAGGATTGGGACTGGAGTCAGGCGTAA